A genomic stretch from Flavobacterium humidisoli includes:
- a CDS encoding PAS domain-containing sensor histidine kinase produces the protein MNTNNISESNAAKEKNNNAPYYYEEPLHDLCKILDFSMDLICSCDEAGRFVWVNKASERILGYKPEELLGIKYSDFIFYEDGAAPTNENFDFKSGTHASIFEKKFIHKNTNIIYLQWSAVQDDVKNLCYCIGRDITEKKNIEKAFETERLQFFNIYSQAPSYMGILNGPNHVYELANELYLQLIDKRDIIGKAVKEVLPELETQGIFEILDNVYQTGESFCANEMPITFDRYSDGKLKDVYLNFIFQARRDVNNAIDGIFIFGNDVTEQVLSRKKIEQSEKMYKDLIHKLPVATYSCDSEGRIVLYNKAAAALWGREPELGKDLWYTSWNNNDNKKKHAAPLNLCSLAAALKGGDPILSKEIIIERPNGDKRNALPHPVPFHNADGEITGAVIVLSDITEIKLAQKELRKSEKKYRYLFDNNPMPMWIIDLASFKFLDVNKMVILQYGYSREEFLSMTALDIRPNDDKIHFIKSSDTSHINESNYNRGIWNHIKKDGTIVPVEIIAHNIVYEGTAARLILSNDISDRKKAEANLEKRNRELIKTNSELDRFVYSVSHDLRSPLTSILGLISFIETESREIDTLKHAELIRISINRLDEFIKNILSYSRNNRTGILPEQISLNEMMLDTVDSLQRMKEAKGIRFEIEIKEQKPFYTDKLRFTTIIKNLISNAIKYHKKDEADRFVKIFGYSDHENLHFSIEDNGIGIDPAYHKKIFEMFFRLSGKDGSGIGLYIVKDAVEILQGSIEVQSEKEIGTKFNITLKNLKPC, from the coding sequence ATGAATACCAATAATATTTCAGAAAGCAACGCTGCAAAAGAGAAAAATAATAATGCCCCTTATTATTATGAAGAACCTTTACATGATCTGTGTAAAATTTTAGATTTTTCGATGGATCTGATCTGCTCTTGTGACGAAGCGGGAAGATTTGTATGGGTAAATAAAGCTTCAGAACGCATTTTAGGATATAAGCCTGAAGAGCTGCTTGGCATCAAATACAGTGATTTTATATTTTATGAGGATGGTGCTGCTCCGACAAATGAAAATTTTGATTTTAAAAGCGGAACACATGCGTCTATATTTGAAAAAAAGTTCATACACAAAAACACAAATATTATCTATTTGCAATGGTCTGCTGTACAGGATGATGTTAAAAATTTATGCTACTGCATAGGGAGAGATATTACTGAGAAAAAAAATATAGAAAAAGCGTTCGAGACCGAAAGGCTGCAATTTTTTAATATATATTCGCAGGCACCTTCCTATATGGGAATTTTAAATGGTCCCAATCATGTTTATGAATTGGCAAATGAACTTTATCTGCAATTAATCGATAAGAGGGATATTATTGGGAAGGCCGTAAAAGAAGTTTTGCCAGAACTTGAAACGCAGGGAATTTTTGAAATTTTAGATAATGTATATCAGACAGGCGAAAGCTTTTGTGCCAATGAAATGCCCATAACATTTGATCGCTATAGCGACGGGAAACTAAAAGATGTTTACTTAAATTTTATTTTTCAGGCTCGAAGGGATGTTAATAATGCTATTGACGGAATATTTATTTTTGGCAATGATGTAACAGAACAGGTTCTATCGCGAAAAAAAATTGAACAAAGCGAAAAAATGTATAAAGATCTAATCCATAAGCTGCCGGTTGCCACCTACTCCTGCGATTCTGAAGGACGGATAGTGCTCTATAATAAAGCTGCAGCAGCATTATGGGGCAGAGAGCCTGAATTAGGAAAAGATTTATGGTATACTTCATGGAATAATAATGATAATAAAAAAAAGCATGCTGCGCCTCTGAACTTATGTTCGTTGGCCGCAGCGCTAAAAGGAGGGGATCCAATCCTTAGTAAGGAAATAATTATAGAACGCCCCAATGGAGATAAGCGCAATGCATTGCCGCACCCAGTTCCCTTTCACAATGCTGATGGCGAGATAACAGGAGCAGTTATAGTACTTTCTGATATTACAGAAATAAAACTGGCACAAAAAGAACTAAGAAAAAGTGAAAAAAAATACAGGTATCTTTTTGACAACAATCCAATGCCAATGTGGATTATTGATTTAGCCTCTTTTAAATTTCTGGATGTAAATAAAATGGTAATTCTGCAATACGGATACAGCCGTGAGGAATTCCTTTCTATGACTGCTTTGGACATACGCCCAAATGATGATAAAATTCATTTCATAAAATCGAGTGATACTTCACATATTAATGAATCGAATTATAATAGGGGAATTTGGAATCATATAAAAAAAGATGGAACTATTGTTCCGGTTGAAATTATTGCCCATAATATTGTCTATGAAGGAACTGCTGCAAGATTAATTCTTTCTAATGACATCTCTGATCGCAAAAAGGCAGAAGCAAATTTGGAAAAAAGAAATCGGGAGCTTATCAAAACCAATTCGGAACTGGATCGATTTGTATATAGTGTATCACACGATCTGCGTTCACCTCTAACATCTATTCTTGGGCTAATCTCTTTTATTGAAACAGAAAGCAGGGAAATTGATACTCTAAAGCATGCCGAACTGATACGGATCAGCATCAATCGTTTGGATGAATTTATAAAAAATATTTTAAGCTATTCGCGTAATAACCGTACAGGGATTTTACCGGAGCAGATTTCGCTAAATGAAATGATGCTCGATACAGTAGATTCGCTTCAAAGAATGAAAGAAGCAAAAGGGATTCGTTTTGAAATTGAAATAAAGGAACAAAAACCTTTTTATACAGATAAGCTTCGATTTACAACCATTATAAAAAATCTAATTTCCAACGCCATAAAATACCATAAAAAAGACGAAGCCGACCGATTTGTAAAAATATTTGGATATTCAGATCATGAAAATCTCCATTTTTCAATTGAGGATAACGGGATAGGAATTGATCCTGCATATCATAAAAAAATATTTGAAATGTTTTTTCGTCTTTCGGGCAAAGACGGCTCAGGTATTGGCTTATATATCGTTAAAGATGCTGTAGAAATATTGCAGGGCTCTATAGAAGTGCAGTCAGAAAAAGAGATTGGAACCAAATTTAATATCACTTTAAAAAATTTGAAACCATGTTAA
- a CDS encoding site-specific integrase has product MNKSIITLRKKAISGGRFSLYLDYYPPFWDSKTNSFSRREFLKLYLYQKPADQYEKMSNTENLHTAELIRARKQNEINKSEIYSAFEKEQLAIQAVGNESFLQYYKNLGNKKVGNNLSIWACAIIHFEAFLKGRDLSFKEVTVSLIEDYRDYLLKAKSLRKNKKQLSRNTALSYYNKIKTTLKAAYREDKLKTDINAKIGSIKEMESQRNFMTLEETRRLFATPCPKLIVRRISMFSVLTGVRYSDIAKLTWSELHYIEGDGHYIIFRQQKTEGAASIPISDEAFELLGKRRGENEKVFKDLNKWDVDRALPVWVALSGINKHITFHCFRHTYATLQLSAGTDIFTISKMLGHKSVKTTQIYAKVIDQKKRDAANRISLE; this is encoded by the coding sequence ATGAATAAAAGTATTATCACGCTTAGAAAGAAAGCGATTTCAGGAGGCAGATTTTCCCTTTACCTTGATTATTATCCTCCATTCTGGGATTCGAAAACCAACAGCTTCTCAAGAAGGGAATTTTTGAAGCTGTATCTTTACCAGAAGCCCGCTGATCAGTATGAGAAAATGAGCAACACCGAAAACCTCCATACCGCTGAACTCATTCGAGCAAGAAAGCAGAATGAAATAAATAAAAGTGAAATTTATTCAGCATTTGAAAAAGAACAGCTGGCAATTCAGGCAGTGGGGAATGAATCTTTTCTGCAGTATTATAAAAATTTAGGAAATAAAAAGGTTGGGAACAATTTATCAATCTGGGCCTGTGCTATTATTCATTTTGAAGCTTTTTTAAAGGGAAGGGATTTATCATTTAAAGAGGTAACAGTTTCTTTAATTGAAGATTATAGAGATTATCTTTTAAAAGCTAAAAGTTTAAGAAAGAATAAAAAACAGCTTTCACGCAATACGGCTCTTTCTTATTATAATAAGATTAAAACTACTTTGAAAGCAGCCTATAGAGAGGATAAGCTTAAAACAGATATCAATGCAAAAATAGGATCGATAAAGGAAATGGAATCCCAGCGTAATTTTATGACTCTTGAGGAAACCCGAAGGCTGTTTGCAACTCCCTGCCCGAAATTGATTGTAAGAAGAATTTCCATGTTTTCTGTTCTTACAGGTGTAAGGTATTCCGATATTGCCAAGCTGACCTGGTCAGAACTGCACTACATTGAGGGGGACGGCCACTATATCATTTTCAGGCAGCAAAAAACAGAAGGTGCGGCATCCATACCGATCTCCGATGAAGCTTTCGAACTGCTTGGCAAGAGACGGGGAGAAAATGAGAAGGTATTTAAGGATTTAAACAAGTGGGATGTTGACCGCGCGCTTCCTGTATGGGTGGCATTGTCAGGCATCAATAAGCATATTACATTTCACTGCTTCAGGCATACTTATGCTACATTACAGCTGAGTGCGGGAACTGATATTTTTACCATCTCTAAAATGCTTGGCCATAAGAGTGTTAAGACAACGCAGATATATGCGAAGGTAATTGACCAAAAAAAGAGGGATGCCGCCAATAGAATATCGTTGGAATAG
- a CDS encoding response regulator: MLKELNPKFETVMIIDDNLIDLYIISRMVTQNNFGKNVLHYTEAQEAMKYLQENQDNISKLPQIIFVDIYMPLMSGFEFMEAYDKLSAALKNYCKTYIISSTIDNEDIARSSSNTNVVSFHVKPITKEFLDRII; this comes from the coding sequence ATGTTAAAAGAACTAAATCCAAAATTTGAAACAGTTATGATTATCGATGATAATCTGATAGATTTATATATCATCTCACGGATGGTTACGCAGAATAATTTTGGGAAAAATGTGCTGCATTATACAGAGGCGCAAGAAGCTATGAAATATCTGCAGGAGAATCAGGACAATATTTCCAAATTGCCTCAAATAATTTTTGTAGACATTTATATGCCTTTAATGTCCGGATTTGAATTTATGGAAGCATATGATAAATTATCAGCTGCTCTAAAAAATTATTGCAAAACCTATATCATATCCTCAACAATTGATAATGAAGATATCGCACGATCAAGCAGTAATACAAATGTGGTTTCTTTTCATGTAAAGCCGATTACCAAAGAATTTCTTGACCGAATTATTTAG
- the mnmE gene encoding tRNA uridine-5-carboxymethylaminomethyl(34) synthesis GTPase MnmE codes for MINQDSIVALATPSGAGAIAIIRISGAEAITIGNSVFKSIKNKDLTKQKTHTLHLGHIVNGSKTLDEVLISVFKGPNSYTGEDTIEISCHGSTYIQQQIIQLLLRNGCRMADAGEFTLRAFLNGKLDLSQAEAVADLISSDNEASHQIAMQQMRGGFSNEIAKLREELLNFASLIELELDFAEEDVEFADRTQFHELLNRIEFVLKRLIDSFAVGNVIKNGIPVAIVGEPNVGKSTLLNALLNEERAIVSDIAGTTRDTIEDELVIGGIGFRFIDTAGIRDTKDVVESIGIKKTFEKIEQAQVVIYLFDGLKFQASSSDFVSEIEQIKNKYPLKPLLIVVNKRDILSDDEVQNITSKLENLNAKLLLISAKEKIGVEDLKNELLSFVNTGALRNNETIVTNTRHYDSLLKALDEIQKVKFGLESGLSSDLMALDIREALYQFGLITGQVSNDELLGNIFANFCIGK; via the coding sequence ATGATAAATCAAGATTCTATAGTTGCTTTAGCTACACCTTCGGGAGCTGGAGCTATCGCCATAATTCGTATTTCTGGAGCCGAGGCTATTACAATTGGTAATTCGGTTTTTAAATCTATTAAAAACAAAGACTTAACCAAACAGAAAACGCATACACTTCATTTAGGGCATATTGTAAATGGAAGCAAAACTCTAGACGAAGTTTTGATTTCGGTATTTAAAGGCCCGAACTCTTACACGGGCGAAGATACCATTGAAATTTCATGCCATGGATCAACTTACATTCAACAGCAGATTATTCAGTTATTGCTCCGAAATGGATGTAGGATGGCAGATGCAGGAGAATTTACTTTAAGGGCTTTTTTAAACGGAAAATTAGATTTATCACAGGCAGAAGCGGTGGCAGATTTGATTTCATCGGACAATGAGGCTTCTCACCAAATCGCGATGCAGCAAATGCGAGGCGGATTTAGTAATGAAATTGCCAAACTTCGAGAAGAGCTTTTAAATTTTGCTTCTTTAATTGAATTGGAATTGGATTTTGCAGAAGAAGATGTAGAGTTTGCCGATAGAACGCAGTTTCATGAATTATTAAACCGAATTGAATTTGTTTTAAAACGATTAATCGATTCTTTTGCTGTTGGAAATGTTATTAAAAACGGAATCCCAGTAGCTATTGTTGGTGAACCAAATGTTGGTAAATCGACTTTATTGAATGCTTTGTTGAATGAAGAAAGAGCAATTGTTTCGGATATTGCTGGAACAACTCGTGACACCATTGAAGACGAATTGGTAATTGGTGGTATCGGATTTAGATTTATTGATACCGCCGGAATTCGTGATACTAAAGATGTTGTAGAAAGCATCGGAATTAAGAAAACATTCGAAAAAATAGAACAAGCCCAAGTTGTGATTTATTTATTTGACGGATTAAAATTTCAGGCTTCAAGCTCTGATTTTGTTTCAGAAATAGAACAGATCAAGAATAAATACCCGTTGAAACCGCTACTTATTGTAGTCAATAAAAGAGATATTTTATCAGATGATGAAGTGCAAAATATCACGAGTAAATTGGAGAATTTAAATGCAAAACTATTATTGATTTCTGCGAAAGAAAAAATAGGAGTAGAGGATTTAAAGAATGAATTGTTATCTTTTGTTAATACAGGAGCACTTCGTAATAACGAAACAATTGTTACTAATACAAGACATTATGATTCGTTATTAAAAGCTTTAGATGAAATACAAAAAGTAAAATTCGGTTTAGAATCTGGACTTTCAAGTGATCTTATGGCACTTGATATTCGCGAAGCTTTATATCAATTTGGACTTATTACAGGTCAGGTTTCTAATGACGAATTGCTAGGGAATATCTTTGCCAATTTCTGCATCGGCAAATAG
- a CDS encoding universal stress protein, protein MKKILFPTDFSDAATNAFVHALEFAKVVNAELILLHTFEIPVYDSQFFPENYASIYSSIELAKFEMFKDEIPKLRTIAAERNLEDIVIKHRLMDGDLIYNLKNAVEEDQIDFVIMGTNSASDWTKFFTGSNTESVISGVEVPVLCIPIDAKFKKIKTIGFTTRYREKDKKELKKILKIAKKTDAKVKSLYVKTSNSDVTDETRKEFEKEFALENVEFLVLPSDDVKETILDFILYKDIDVLTTITHKRSFFESLFDSSFSKKIAKEVTIPILVMHED, encoded by the coding sequence ATGAAAAAGATATTATTTCCAACCGATTTCTCTGACGCTGCTACCAATGCATTTGTTCATGCTTTAGAATTTGCTAAAGTTGTAAACGCCGAATTAATCTTACTTCATACATTCGAGATACCTGTTTACGACAGCCAGTTCTTTCCAGAAAATTATGCTTCTATATACAGTTCAATCGAGTTAGCAAAATTTGAAATGTTTAAAGATGAAATTCCAAAACTGCGAACTATTGCAGCCGAACGTAATTTAGAAGATATTGTAATCAAACATCGATTAATGGATGGTGATCTTATTTATAATCTTAAAAATGCGGTCGAAGAAGACCAAATAGATTTTGTGATTATGGGAACCAACAGTGCTTCTGACTGGACAAAATTCTTTACAGGTTCTAATACCGAATCTGTTATTTCTGGAGTTGAAGTGCCTGTTTTATGCATTCCTATTGATGCCAAATTCAAAAAAATAAAAACAATTGGTTTTACTACACGTTACCGCGAAAAAGACAAAAAAGAACTGAAAAAGATCTTGAAGATTGCTAAAAAAACCGATGCTAAGGTTAAAAGTTTGTATGTAAAAACATCAAATTCTGATGTTACAGATGAAACTAGAAAAGAATTTGAAAAAGAATTTGCTTTAGAAAATGTCGAGTTTTTAGTTTTGCCAAGTGATGATGTAAAAGAAACTATTCTAGATTTTATCCTTTACAAAGACATCGATGTTTTAACAACAATCACACATAAACGTTCTTTCTTTGAAAGTCTCTTCGATTCTAGTTTTTCAAAAAAAATAGCCAAAGAAGTAACAATTCCGATTTTGGTAATGCACGAAGATTAA
- a CDS encoding helix-turn-helix domain-containing protein, which produces MTNDVPEEVSEGIRSYDLEVLQKQDFFTVMQCCQIFGISRRTIFRMIGRNDLDVVKLGRRTLVSKDSISSLFVIQKTQTQDAVKNGIDFDLDECYTISQAQAAYNISAGGLYFIIKKYGIQKYASGNYSYVKKKDLDVYLKGIDHE; this is translated from the coding sequence ATGACTAACGATGTCCCGGAAGAGGTGTCTGAAGGGATAAGAAGCTATGATTTGGAGGTGCTCCAAAAGCAGGATTTTTTTACCGTAATGCAGTGCTGCCAGATTTTTGGAATCAGCAGAAGGACAATATTCAGAATGATCGGGAGAAATGATTTAGATGTTGTCAAACTTGGGCGGAGAACTCTGGTATCAAAAGACAGCATAAGCAGTTTATTTGTTATTCAGAAGACCCAGACACAAGATGCTGTCAAAAATGGAATTGATTTTGATCTGGATGAGTGCTATACCATTTCTCAGGCTCAGGCTGCGTACAATATAAGCGCCGGCGGATTATATTTTATTATTAAAAAATATGGCATACAGAAGTACGCCTCTGGTAATTATTCTTATGTAAAGAAAAAGGATTTAGATGTCTATTTAAAAGGTATTGATCATGAATAA
- a CDS encoding MutS-related protein — MKAYPDNVAKYSELYNKTNKKYNSISLLRLLSIFLFLFFMFYYIKTDQILYVILAVLSFAGFIFLMRIHSQVSFQRLLFETLLKINQKEISFLKREKTSFENGVEFIDYHHPYAYDLDIFGEHSLFQNLNRTASFIGKKTLAELLLHTLPETEILENQEDVNELKSKIDWRQEFQALAIISEDSKASYEAIKHWTSFTNNSLPKVLVALSFILPVTFFGFLAAYFITSKTIILSYLTYVFIANLIVLGRAVKRIQSEIAKADNVDKIIKQYSLLIEKIERESFQSKKLIRLQEQLNFKNAKASQHLKQLSELFSRMDTINNFVTATLFNGTFLFNLHVLRALLKWKEDYASEMNHWISIIGEIEALNSLANLAYNNDDFVFPEINSEYKIEFKNLSHPLLNPTTRVGNDTQFFPQSFVILTGSNMSGKSTFLRSLGINMVLGGIGSVVCASEAKIHPLPVLVSMRLSDSLSDSESYFFAEIKRLKQIMDALENQLAFVLLDEILRGTNSDDKRNGTIEVVKKIISKKAIGAIATHDIEVCLTTNEYPEILTNQCFEVEIQNNDLHFDYKLRNGICRNKSATFLMQKMNVI, encoded by the coding sequence ATGAAAGCATATCCAGACAACGTTGCAAAATACTCAGAACTCTATAATAAAACCAACAAAAAATACAACAGCATAAGCCTTTTGAGGCTATTAAGTATTTTTCTTTTTTTGTTTTTTATGTTTTATTACATCAAAACAGATCAAATACTTTATGTTATTCTAGCTGTTCTATCTTTTGCTGGTTTTATTTTTTTAATGAGAATACATTCGCAAGTATCTTTTCAAAGATTGCTTTTTGAGACGTTGCTAAAAATCAATCAGAAAGAAATTTCTTTTTTGAAAAGAGAAAAAACTTCTTTTGAAAATGGAGTGGAATTTATTGATTACCATCATCCGTATGCTTACGATCTGGATATTTTTGGAGAACATTCTTTATTCCAAAATCTAAACAGAACCGCTTCTTTTATTGGAAAAAAAACACTTGCAGAGTTATTACTTCATACTCTTCCTGAAACTGAAATTTTAGAAAATCAGGAAGATGTAAACGAATTAAAAAGTAAAATCGACTGGAGGCAAGAATTTCAGGCTTTGGCAATCATTAGCGAAGACTCAAAAGCATCTTATGAGGCCATAAAACATTGGACTTCTTTTACAAATAATTCTTTACCTAAAGTTTTAGTTGCGCTATCTTTTATTCTTCCTGTCACATTTTTCGGTTTTCTAGCAGCTTATTTTATTACATCAAAAACTATTATCCTTTCTTATTTAACTTATGTATTTATTGCCAATTTAATTGTTTTAGGAAGAGCTGTAAAGAGAATTCAATCGGAAATAGCAAAAGCAGATAATGTCGATAAAATTATAAAGCAATATAGTTTATTGATTGAAAAAATCGAACGCGAATCTTTCCAATCTAAAAAACTAATTCGTTTACAAGAACAGCTTAATTTTAAGAATGCCAAAGCAAGCCAGCATTTAAAACAGCTTTCGGAGTTGTTTTCGAGAATGGACACGATAAATAACTTTGTTACAGCAACTTTGTTTAATGGAACTTTTTTATTCAATCTCCATGTTTTAAGAGCACTTTTAAAATGGAAAGAAGATTATGCTTCTGAAATGAATCATTGGATTTCTATTATTGGCGAAATTGAAGCGTTAAACAGTCTGGCAAATTTGGCGTATAACAACGACGATTTTGTTTTCCCTGAAATCAATTCCGAATATAAAATCGAATTTAAAAATCTAAGTCATCCATTATTGAATCCTACTACAAGAGTTGGAAATGACACGCAATTTTTTCCGCAATCTTTTGTGATTCTGACTGGATCTAACATGTCAGGAAAAAGTACGTTTTTAAGAAGCTTGGGAATCAATATGGTGCTTGGCGGAATTGGCTCTGTTGTTTGTGCATCAGAAGCTAAGATTCATCCACTTCCAGTATTAGTTTCAATGCGACTATCTGATTCTCTATCTGATAGTGAATCTTATTTCTTTGCTGAAATTAAACGTTTAAAACAGATCATGGATGCACTTGAAAATCAGCTTGCTTTTGTTTTATTAGATGAGATTTTAAGAGGCACAAATTCCGATGACAAAAGAAACGGAACAATTGAAGTCGTGAAGAAGATAATTTCTAAAAAAGCAATCGGTGCAATCGCAACGCACGATATAGAAGTTTGTCTAACCACGAATGAATATCCTGAAATTTTAACCAATCAATGTTTCGAAGTTGAGATTCAAAACAACGATCTACATTTCGATTACAAACTCCGAAACGGAATCTGCAGAAATAAAAGTGCAACATTTTTAATGCAGAAAATGAACGTCATTTAA
- a CDS encoding helix-turn-helix transcriptional regulator produces the protein MEKKVQYPHCIGTSIKNKIKNIRELRNYTQQYMADQLGITQAGYSKIEKGKTIVSYSKLLEISVVLEASIEEIINFDSQGCIKSLNTVKDNNIDSNDSCKALKELYEDKIKLLEKLLNKTEDELEYYKNRLGLV, from the coding sequence ATGGAAAAAAAGGTACAATATCCTCATTGCATAGGCACGTCAATAAAAAATAAAATTAAAAACATTAGAGAGTTAAGAAATTATACCCAGCAATATATGGCTGATCAACTTGGCATTACCCAAGCTGGTTACAGTAAAATTGAAAAAGGAAAAACTATTGTATCATACTCTAAATTGCTAGAAATTAGTGTGGTCCTCGAAGCTAGCATAGAAGAGATAATAAATTTTGACAGTCAGGGATGTATTAAAAGTTTAAATACAGTTAAAGATAATAACATAGATTCAAATGATAGCTGTAAAGCTCTCAAAGAACTTTATGAGGACAAAATAAAACTTTTAGAAAAGCTTTTAAATAAAACTGAAGATGAATTAGAATACTATAAAAACAGATTGGGTCTAGTATGA